The Limnochorda sp. LNt genome includes a region encoding these proteins:
- a CDS encoding glycosyltransferase family A protein, translating into MGVTVGPSGDFGEYRRLLASLTLYERLVGRRPGSVLQLGCGACRGIDVLRGMGLDAAGAESLPELLEGALEEHPYVVRAIRHRVPLAPASYDLVVSFGYLRRYGCHEMGPVVREHLRLARHLAVMQLPDTGAWASPSDGGGSRPRCVRPVEWWTSLARWVGAQSAFEEDGWLIAMPGEAGRPPRRRRAGGDPAVSIVIPCYNLGAYLAETLESVHRQTRDDWEAIVVNDGSTDDTAARVEEALRRHGDDRLRYVEQPNRGLPAARNAGIQSARGRYILPLDADDLLDPAFLEETVEVLEAFPELGIVYTHLQAFGSESWQAACPPWHPCRLLDQNRLPYASLYRREVWESVGGYDPAMREGYEDWEFWVAAAEAGWRATCVPRALFFYRRRPGSMLSHSMRHHTRLHDRIRSKHHRLAERCRQAGRPAAGR; encoded by the coding sequence ATGGGTGTCACGGTTGGCCCGTCGGGCGACTTCGGAGAATACCGCCGGCTGCTGGCGAGCCTGACCCTCTACGAGAGGCTGGTAGGTCGGCGCCCCGGATCCGTGCTGCAGCTCGGCTGCGGCGCGTGCCGAGGCATCGACGTCCTGCGGGGCATGGGGTTGGATGCCGCTGGCGCGGAGAGCCTGCCCGAGTTGCTCGAGGGCGCCCTGGAGGAGCACCCCTACGTGGTGCGGGCCATCCGCCACCGGGTGCCACTCGCCCCCGCATCCTACGACCTCGTCGTCTCCTTCGGCTACCTGCGACGGTACGGATGCCACGAGATGGGGCCGGTCGTGCGCGAGCACCTACGGCTGGCCCGGCACCTGGCCGTCATGCAGCTCCCGGACACGGGAGCCTGGGCCTCGCCTAGCGATGGTGGTGGCAGCCGCCCCCGGTGCGTCCGCCCGGTCGAGTGGTGGACGTCACTGGCGCGGTGGGTGGGCGCCCAATCGGCCTTCGAAGAGGACGGGTGGCTGATCGCCATGCCGGGCGAGGCGGGGCGGCCTCCCCGGCGACGACGGGCCGGCGGCGACCCTGCGGTCTCCATCGTCATCCCGTGCTACAACCTGGGGGCCTACCTGGCCGAGACCCTCGAGTCGGTACACCGGCAGACCCGCGACGACTGGGAGGCCATCGTGGTCAACGACGGCAGTACCGACGACACCGCGGCCCGGGTGGAGGAGGCCTTGCGACGGCACGGGGATGACCGGTTGCGGTACGTGGAGCAGCCCAATCGGGGGTTACCGGCTGCCCGCAACGCGGGCATCCAGAGCGCCCGCGGCCGGTACATCCTGCCGCTGGACGCGGACGACCTGCTGGATCCGGCGTTCCTGGAGGAGACCGTCGAGGTGCTGGAGGCCTTCCCCGAGTTGGGCATCGTCTACACGCACCTGCAGGCCTTCGGCAGCGAGAGCTGGCAAGCCGCCTGCCCGCCGTGGCATCCCTGCCGGCTGCTGGACCAAAACCGCCTCCCTTATGCGAGCCTGTACCGGCGGGAGGTGTGGGAGAGCGTGGGCGGCTACGACCCTGCCATGCGGGAGGGGTACGAGGACTGGGAGTTCTGGGTGGCGGCCGCGGAGGCGGGATGGCGGGCGACATGCGTCCCCAGGGCGCTCTTCTTCTACCGCCGAAGGCCGGGCTCCATGCTCAGCCACTCCATGAGGCACCACACGCGGCTCCACGACCGCATCCGGTCCAAGCACCACCGGCTGGCCGAGCGCTGCCGGCAGGCGGGCCGTCCTGCCGCCGGCAGGTGA
- a CDS encoding alpha/beta hydrolase codes for MSVAEGFGFVHVYEPGRGPATLLLLHGTGGTEHDLVPLGRQLAPAAHLLAPRGKVLEGGNARFFRRLAPGVFDVEDVRLRAGELERFVAAAASRYGLDPSRVWAVGYSNGANIAAAVLLLHPDALAGAVLLRPVLPLKPDMAPGLAGKPVFIAAGRRDPLAPAEAVEALAEWLRRGEAQLTVRWQEAGHGLAPEELDAVRAWMAPWLHHPDGARPPALR; via the coding sequence ATGTCCGTGGCCGAGGGGTTCGGGTTCGTGCACGTCTACGAGCCAGGCCGGGGCCCGGCGACCCTCTTGCTCCTGCACGGCACCGGCGGCACCGAGCACGACCTGGTGCCCCTGGGTCGGCAGCTGGCACCCGCCGCCCACCTGCTGGCCCCCCGTGGCAAGGTGCTGGAGGGCGGCAACGCCCGCTTCTTCCGGCGTCTCGCCCCGGGCGTCTTCGACGTGGAGGACGTGCGGTTGCGGGCCGGGGAGCTGGAGCGCTTCGTGGCCGCGGCGGCGTCCCGCTACGGCTTGGATCCCTCACGGGTATGGGCCGTGGGGTACTCCAATGGGGCCAACATCGCCGCCGCCGTGCTGCTCCTTCACCCTGACGCGCTGGCCGGAGCCGTGCTGCTGCGGCCCGTGCTGCCGCTCAAGCCGGATATGGCGCCGGGCCTGGCCGGTAAACCCGTCTTCATCGCCGCCGGGCGCAGGGATCCGCTGGCCCCGGCCGAGGCGGTCGAAGCGCTGGCCGAGTGGCTGCGGCGCGGGGAAGCTCAGCTCACCGTGCGCTGGCAGGAGGCCGGCCACGGTCTGGCGCCGGAGGAGCTCGATGCCGTGCGGGCCTGGATGGCGCCGTGGCTTCATCATCCCGATGGCGCGAGGCCGCCCGCGCTGCGCTGA
- a CDS encoding ABC transporter ATP-binding protein gives MDTAIVVEHLVKRYRDVVAVDGVSFTVRRGEIFGLLGPNGAGKTTTLEVLEGLRAPDAGRVEVAGIDVRRHPRQVKARIGVQLQDAGFFGRLTVRETIGLFASFAARPRPVEALMEELSLQDKAGTQVRHLSGGQRQRLSIACALVGDPEIVFLDEPTTGLDPQARRALWDVIWAIRAQGRTVVLTTHYMEEAQALCDRVGIMDHGRLLALGTPMELIERLLPEARVYVRPIDEAPAGAGGGDVAPPMVDRLRALPGVTRVDQTGDGHLVLLTAQPESLLQQLAGEAHEGRLRYSSLRVERGTLEDVFLHLTGRRLRD, from the coding sequence ATGGATACGGCCATCGTCGTGGAGCATCTGGTCAAGCGCTACCGGGACGTCGTCGCCGTGGACGGCGTCAGCTTCACCGTCCGGCGCGGCGAGATCTTCGGGCTTCTCGGCCCCAACGGGGCGGGCAAGACCACCACCCTGGAGGTCCTGGAAGGGCTGCGGGCGCCCGACGCAGGGCGCGTCGAGGTGGCCGGCATCGACGTTCGCCGCCATCCACGCCAGGTGAAGGCGCGGATCGGCGTCCAGCTCCAGGACGCGGGGTTCTTCGGCCGGCTGACCGTGCGGGAGACCATCGGCCTGTTCGCCAGCTTCGCCGCCAGGCCCCGGCCGGTGGAAGCCCTGATGGAGGAGCTCAGTCTCCAGGACAAGGCCGGGACTCAGGTGCGACACCTGTCCGGCGGCCAACGCCAGCGCCTCTCCATCGCATGCGCCCTGGTGGGCGACCCCGAGATCGTCTTCCTCGACGAGCCCACCACGGGCCTGGATCCCCAAGCCCGGCGGGCGCTGTGGGATGTGATCTGGGCCATCCGCGCCCAGGGTCGCACGGTCGTGCTCACCACCCACTACATGGAAGAAGCCCAGGCGTTGTGCGACCGGGTCGGCATCATGGACCACGGTCGGCTGCTGGCCCTCGGCACACCCATGGAGCTGATCGAGCGGCTGCTGCCCGAGGCCAGGGTTTACGTGCGACCGATCGACGAGGCCCCGGCGGGAGCCGGTGGCGGGGATGTCGCCCCTCCGATGGTGGACCGCCTGAGGGCCTTGCCGGGCGTCACCCGGGTGGACCAGACCGGCGACGGCCATCTGGTCCTGCTCACGGCGCAACCGGAGTCGCTGCTGCAGCAGTTGGCCGGCGAGGCGCACGAGGGCCGGCTCCGCTACTCCAGCCTCCGCGTCGAACGCGGCACCCTGGAGGACGTGTTCCTGCACCTCACGGGTCGGCGGCTGCGAGACTGA
- a CDS encoding cobalamin-binding protein: MAVRIVSLVPSATEIVASLGLVDQLVGRSHGCDFPPEVAQVPALTASLIPADLAPQEVDAWVSRVVREQGSPYRLDHEALRRLGPDLVLTQGVCQVCAVSYAEVQRAVANPCQVVLPEAAPTARTLSLAPERLQDVLDDIERVAEAAGVPDRGRAVRRGLEARIEAVRERSRGLLRPRVFCLEWLAPPWCGGRWVPEMVELAGGQDCLGEVGQPSRRLRWEDVRAADPDVIVLMPCGYDLDETLRQYRQVLAEGGLPAWWGELRAVREGRLFAVDAGACFSRPGPRLVDGLETLAEILHPERFGRERMGRQWAPVSGRVAA; encoded by the coding sequence ATGGCTGTGCGGATCGTCTCGCTGGTACCGAGCGCGACCGAGATCGTGGCGTCCCTGGGGCTGGTGGACCAGCTGGTGGGCCGCAGCCACGGGTGCGACTTCCCCCCAGAGGTGGCGCAGGTGCCGGCGCTGACGGCTTCCCTCATACCCGCCGACCTCGCGCCCCAAGAGGTCGACGCCTGGGTGAGCCGGGTGGTACGCGAGCAGGGCTCGCCGTACCGGCTCGACCATGAGGCGTTGCGGCGCCTGGGGCCCGACCTGGTCTTGACGCAGGGTGTGTGCCAGGTCTGCGCCGTCTCCTACGCCGAGGTCCAAAGAGCCGTGGCCAACCCCTGTCAGGTGGTGCTGCCCGAGGCCGCGCCGACCGCCCGCACCCTGTCGCTCGCCCCCGAGCGCCTGCAGGACGTCCTCGACGACATCGAGCGCGTGGCCGAGGCCGCGGGCGTCCCCGACCGAGGACGAGCGGTGCGACGCGGCCTGGAGGCCCGCATCGAGGCCGTGCGGGAGCGGTCCCGGGGTCTTCTTCGCCCGCGGGTCTTCTGCCTGGAGTGGCTGGCGCCGCCGTGGTGCGGCGGGCGCTGGGTGCCCGAGATGGTGGAGCTCGCCGGTGGACAGGACTGCCTCGGCGAGGTGGGCCAGCCCTCCCGACGCCTGCGGTGGGAGGACGTCCGGGCCGCGGATCCCGACGTCATCGTGCTGATGCCGTGCGGCTACGACCTCGACGAGACGCTGCGGCAGTACCGGCAGGTGCTGGCCGAGGGAGGACTTCCGGCGTGGTGGGGCGAGCTCCGGGCCGTGCGAGAGGGGCGTCTGTTCGCCGTCGACGCCGGCGCCTGCTTCAGCCGACCCGGCCCCCGGCTGGTCGACGGCCTCGAGACCCTGGCGGAGATCCTGCACCCCGAGAGGTTCGGTCGGGAGCGGATGGGGCGGCAGTGGGCACCCGTCTCCGGCCGCGTCGCTGCTTGA
- a CDS encoding cupin domain-containing protein → MPEEIQVFHESTVPMEQAPAGKGVRLRWVIGKANGAPRYAMRVFEVEPGGEIPLHHHWYEQEMYVLEGQGMAGDEHGEQPIGPGTVIYVPPDKPHRMRNTGDGVLRFICVIPHSP, encoded by the coding sequence ATGCCCGAGGAGATCCAGGTCTTCCACGAGTCGACGGTGCCCATGGAGCAGGCACCGGCCGGCAAGGGCGTCCGGCTGCGCTGGGTGATCGGCAAGGCCAACGGTGCGCCGCGATATGCCATGCGGGTCTTCGAGGTGGAGCCGGGTGGCGAGATCCCGCTGCACCATCACTGGTACGAACAGGAGATGTACGTGCTGGAAGGCCAGGGCATGGCCGGCGACGAGCACGGAGAGCAGCCCATCGGGCCGGGCACGGTCATCTACGTGCCACCCGACAAGCCGCACCGCATGCGCAACACGGGTGACGGCGTCCTGCGCTTCATCTGCGTCATCCCGCACAGCCCCTAG
- a CDS encoding ABC transporter permease has product MRGFLAVAAMSFRIWWRDRGSVFWGVVFPLLLMGLIGSVFGRADSLQLTVTVEGPAPDGPPGPAAGVARGLQEAMRTIPPVRLVDEPLDRALEQLRRGNRTLVIEVLPEAPPGQVARVVAYIDRSRLQTGEAALAVLRDVLARIERSMTGVPELLALETRAVSGEAFSMFDFLLPGVMAMSIMQTGLMGVTWTIAEYRDQRILKRVLATPFHPMAFLLGLLVRFTLVTLLQAVIILAVGVLVFKAKVVGSLATLVGLSALGAGVFLTMGFSISTLAPSAESASMIGSVINFPMMFLSGTFWPKEIIPDAMQPVVRALPLTPLVDSMRAVAVEGAGLGPYAGGLLYLTAWGLVALAVAAWRFRWE; this is encoded by the coding sequence TTGCGAGGCTTTCTGGCCGTGGCAGCCATGAGCTTCCGCATATGGTGGCGCGACCGCGGCTCGGTCTTCTGGGGTGTCGTGTTCCCGCTGCTGTTGATGGGGCTCATCGGCAGCGTCTTCGGGCGTGCCGACTCGCTACAGCTGACCGTGACGGTGGAGGGCCCCGCCCCCGATGGGCCTCCCGGCCCCGCGGCAGGCGTGGCGCGGGGCCTGCAGGAGGCGATGCGTACCATCCCGCCCGTCCGGCTCGTCGACGAACCGCTCGACCGGGCGCTGGAGCAGCTTCGCCGCGGCAATCGCACCCTGGTGATCGAGGTGCTGCCCGAGGCCCCGCCGGGGCAGGTGGCGCGGGTGGTGGCCTACATCGATCGCTCCCGCCTGCAGACCGGTGAGGCCGCACTGGCCGTCTTGCGGGACGTGCTGGCACGCATCGAGCGCAGCATGACGGGCGTCCCCGAGTTGCTGGCCCTCGAGACCCGGGCGGTCAGCGGGGAGGCCTTCTCGATGTTCGACTTCCTGCTGCCCGGCGTGATGGCCATGAGCATCATGCAGACGGGGCTCATGGGCGTCACCTGGACCATCGCCGAGTACCGGGACCAGCGCATCCTCAAGCGCGTGCTGGCCACGCCCTTCCATCCCATGGCGTTCTTGCTCGGGCTCCTCGTCCGCTTCACGCTGGTGACGCTGCTGCAGGCCGTGATCATCCTGGCCGTGGGCGTGCTGGTCTTCAAGGCGAAGGTGGTGGGCAGCCTCGCGACGCTGGTGGGGCTGTCGGCCCTGGGCGCCGGCGTCTTCCTGACCATGGGGTTCAGTATCTCGACGCTGGCGCCCAGCGCGGAGTCGGCCAGCATGATCGGCAGCGTGATCAACTTCCCCATGATGTTCTTGTCGGGCACCTTCTGGCCCAAGGAGATCATCCCCGACGCCATGCAGCCCGTGGTTCGGGCGCTACCGCTCACGCCCCTGGTGGACAGCATGCGGGCGGTGGCGGTCGAGGGCGCGGGGTTGGGGCCCTACGCGGGCGGGCTCCTGTACCTGACGGCCTGGGGCCTCGTGGCCCTGGCCGTCGCGGCCTGGCGTTTCCGGTGGGAGTAG
- a CDS encoding ring-cleaving dioxygenase — translation MVHGIHHVTAIAGDPQTNLEFYAGVLGMRLVKRSVNQDAPGTYHFFYADAEGHPGTDLTFFPWPHADRGRKGAGQIVEVALAVPPGSLAHWHERLLAHGVRPGPVEWRFGESALPFEDPDGISVALVESEGALQRPFTPWATGPVPAAYQVRGLHSVRLWQRRLAPSARLLTEVLGFEAQGQEDGWHRFGVEGGGSGCYLDIREVPGAPPGSWGPGVIHHVAWRVRDDAEQRQVRTRVEVAGCRPTPVIDRFWFKSVYFQEPGGVIYELATDGPGFAVDEELDRLGERLVLPPWLEPHRARIEAALPPVTLRWGVGRT, via the coding sequence ATGGTTCACGGCATCCACCACGTGACCGCCATCGCCGGCGACCCGCAAACCAACCTGGAGTTCTACGCCGGCGTGCTCGGCATGCGGCTCGTGAAGCGGAGCGTCAACCAGGACGCCCCCGGCACCTACCACTTCTTCTACGCCGACGCGGAGGGCCACCCCGGCACCGATCTTACCTTCTTCCCGTGGCCCCACGCCGACCGGGGCAGGAAAGGTGCCGGCCAGATCGTCGAAGTGGCGCTGGCCGTGCCGCCGGGCAGCCTGGCTCACTGGCACGAGCGCCTGCTCGCCCATGGGGTCCGCCCCGGCCCGGTCGAGTGGCGCTTCGGCGAGAGCGCCCTGCCCTTCGAAGATCCCGACGGCATCAGCGTGGCGCTGGTGGAGAGCGAAGGGGCCCTCCAGCGGCCCTTCACGCCGTGGGCCACCGGTCCGGTGCCCGCCGCCTACCAGGTGCGAGGGCTGCACTCGGTGCGATTGTGGCAACGCAGGCTGGCCCCGAGCGCCCGGTTGTTGACCGAGGTGCTGGGCTTCGAGGCGCAGGGCCAAGAGGACGGCTGGCATCGCTTCGGCGTCGAGGGGGGCGGCTCGGGCTGTTACCTGGACATCCGGGAGGTGCCCGGCGCGCCGCCCGGCTCGTGGGGACCCGGCGTCATCCACCATGTCGCCTGGCGAGTCCGTGACGACGCCGAGCAGCGCCAGGTACGCACCCGAGTCGAGGTGGCAGGGTGTCGGCCCACCCCGGTCATCGACCGGTTCTGGTTCAAGTCCGTCTACTTCCAGGAGCCGGGCGGGGTCATCTACGAGCTCGCCACCGACGGTCCCGGGTTCGCCGTCGACGAGGAGTTGGACCGCCTGGGCGAGCGTCTGGTGCTGCCGCCCTGGCTGGAGCCGCACCGGGCCCGGATCGAGGCGGCGCTGCCGCCCGTGACGCTCCGCTGGGGCGTAGGGAGGACTTGA
- a CDS encoding ArsR/SmtB family transcription factor, which produces MTASDLAARHALRIYRALGDETRLRMIRLLARRDEMGCAELAETLGLSRPTLSHHTRILQDCELIEVRREGAHRFYRLRWDVLRHYAPAAVDGLAGPDPSGD; this is translated from the coding sequence GTGACCGCATCGGATCTGGCTGCCAGGCACGCCCTGCGGATCTACCGGGCGCTGGGTGACGAGACCCGGCTCCGCATGATCCGCCTGCTGGCCCGCCGCGATGAGATGGGGTGCGCGGAGCTGGCCGAGACGCTGGGGCTGTCACGGCCGACTCTCTCCCATCACACGCGCATCTTGCAGGACTGCGAACTCATCGAGGTGCGCCGGGAGGGCGCACACCGCTTCTATCGCCTGCGGTGGGACGTCCTGCGGCACTATGCGCCCGCCGCGGTCGATGGCCTGGCCGGCCCGGATCCGAGCGGCGACTGA
- a CDS encoding SDR family NAD(P)-dependent oxidoreductase, whose protein sequence is MGGAGRLHGKVAVVTGAARGIGRAVALRFAEEGARAVVVLDVRQEEGHETVRMVDEIGQGTTTRGLFMAVDVSRPEQVEAAARRVEAELGRCDVLVNDAGISGRPIGDGPVHRCTLEAWERVIAVNLTGVFLCSKYFVPLMMRGGGAVVNVASDEALVGAPPPTDTHAYSASKGGVVALTRAMAVSFAPHRIRVNAVAPGWVATPMTADLLSDPTEAARVSAACPMGRVAAPEEIAAAVLFLASDDASFVTGAVLPVEGGSTAW, encoded by the coding sequence TTGGGGGGAGCGGGACGCCTGCACGGCAAGGTCGCCGTGGTGACGGGAGCGGCCCGGGGCATCGGCAGGGCCGTGGCCCTGCGCTTCGCCGAGGAGGGCGCCCGAGCCGTGGTGGTGCTGGATGTGCGCCAGGAAGAGGGCCACGAGACCGTCCGGATGGTGGACGAGATAGGGCAGGGCACGACCACCCGAGGGCTCTTCATGGCGGTGGACGTGAGCCGTCCCGAGCAGGTCGAGGCGGCAGCCCGGCGGGTCGAGGCAGAGCTGGGGCGATGTGACGTGCTGGTCAACGACGCAGGGATCAGTGGCCGCCCCATCGGTGACGGGCCGGTGCATCGCTGCACGCTGGAGGCCTGGGAGCGGGTCATCGCCGTCAATTTGACGGGCGTCTTCTTGTGCAGCAAGTACTTCGTGCCGTTGATGATGAGAGGCGGCGGAGCCGTCGTCAACGTGGCCTCCGACGAGGCTCTCGTCGGCGCACCGCCGCCGACGGACACCCACGCCTACTCGGCCAGCAAGGGCGGGGTGGTGGCCCTGACCAGGGCCATGGCGGTCAGCTTCGCGCCGCATCGGATCCGGGTCAACGCCGTGGCCCCGGGATGGGTGGCCACCCCTATGACGGCCGACCTGCTGTCGGACCCGACGGAGGCCGCCCGGGTGTCGGCGGCGTGCCCCATGGGTCGGGTGGCCGCACCGGAGGAGATAGCCGCCGCCGTGCTCTTCCTGGCCTCGGATGACGCCTCTTTCGTCACCGGTGCCGTCTTGCCGGTCGAGGGCGGTTCGACTGCGTGGTGA
- a CDS encoding YceI family protein, which produces MSEAISTSQTAAGTEVWEIDPAHSQADFAVRHMMISTVRGRFRKMTGKLVGSPDRPDQASVELSIDVDSIDTAEPQRDQHLRSADFFDAEHHPTLDFKSRRIEPVGEGRYKVTGDLTMRGVTREVTVDVTFEGRVKDPWGNERVGFSGETRLNRKDWGLNWNAILEAGGVVVSDEVRVNVQAEFVRKS; this is translated from the coding sequence GTGTCCGAGGCAATCTCGACGTCCCAGACCGCGGCCGGCACGGAGGTATGGGAGATCGATCCCGCTCACAGCCAGGCCGACTTCGCCGTGCGGCACATGATGATCTCCACGGTCCGGGGCCGCTTTCGCAAGATGACGGGCAAGCTGGTGGGCAGCCCTGACCGTCCCGATCAAGCGTCGGTGGAGCTCTCCATCGATGTCGACTCCATCGACACGGCCGAGCCGCAGCGAGATCAGCACCTGAGGTCCGCAGACTTCTTCGACGCCGAGCACCATCCGACCCTCGACTTCAAGAGCCGGCGGATCGAGCCGGTGGGGGAGGGCCGGTACAAGGTGACGGGCGACCTCACCATGCGGGGCGTCACCCGCGAGGTGACGGTGGACGTCACCTTCGAGGGCCGGGTCAAGGACCCCTGGGGCAACGAGCGGGTGGGCTTCAGCGGCGAGACCCGCCTTAACCGCAAGGATTGGGGCCTCAACTGGAACGCGATCCTCGAGGCCGGCGGCGTGGTCGTCAGCGACGAGGTGCGGGTCAACGTCCAGGCCGAGTTCGTGCGCAAGAGCTGA